A window from Triticum aestivum cultivar Chinese Spring chromosome 6D, IWGSC CS RefSeq v2.1, whole genome shotgun sequence encodes these proteins:
- the LOC123144399 gene encoding uncharacterized protein has translation MEALLLVVSNPVDVLAGLAFKISELGSRRAASSAPVPTSTPPGFGSSSTTPRHQRTGRAGFPAHPSIPFNPEPVYCCASATLQVATVCATASSRAHCRCRASQVHLLAAVAIAETNQELVASKHQSWSDNLVLICWDFELNMCGISGSYVDLLAPKTDTPVSTICGHVGKNFGDAHDRQ, from the exons ATGGAGGCGCTGCTGCTCGTGGTGTCCAACCCCGTTGACGTCCTCGCCGGCCTCGCCTTCAAGATTTCAGAGTTGGGTTCCAGGCGAGCGGCGTCATCTGCTCCGGTACCGACCTCGACGCCTCCTGGTTTTGGTTCCTCATCAACGACCCCCCGCCATCAACGCACAGGACGTGCAG GATTCCCAGCCCACCCCAGCATCCCCTTCAACCCGGAACCAGTTTACTGTTGCGCCTCTGCAACCTTACAGGTCGCCACAGTCTGTGCAACAGCTAGCAGCAGGGCCCATTGTCGTTGCCGTGCATCCCAGGTTCATCTGCTTGCTGCTGTTGCCATCGCTGAAACCAACCAGGAGTTAGTGGCTTCAAAGCACCAAA GTTGGTCGGACAATCTGGTGCTTATCTGCTGGGATTTTGAATTGAATATGTGTGGAATTTCTGGTAGCTATGTGGATCTATTGGCTCCGAAAACTGATACCCCAGTGTCTACAATTTGTGGCCATGTAGG TAAAAACTTTGGCGATGCTCATGACAGGCAGTGA